Genomic window (Takifugu rubripes chromosome 1, fTakRub1.2, whole genome shotgun sequence):
ccccccccccaaaaggaCACCTCTGTCCTGATAACCTGAAAATGCCACCTCACCTTTGATGAGCCTCCTGGAGCCTGACGACCGGTACACAGTCTGATTGTGCATccaggtgcacacacacgtgtacaccCCCTCGTGCTTTTTCTTGGCGTCTTTGATCAAcaggtcatttttattttggccTTCCAGAGGTTTGAAATCCTGCagggagaaaacaaaaatccaTCCACAACTTAAATCTGATGTTTCCTTCAAATTCCAGATCTGTCCCATTTACTGAAGAGAGGGGACTCAAACCAAAAACCTTTATTCTGTACTGCCACCCTCACAGCACATGATGCCTCAACATTCAGACCAAACGCACCTTCATCCAGGAGAAGGTCCCGTTATGGTCATCACATATGGACTTGATCCATCCTGGACACGGGACCTTCATGTTGCTGTCAGAGTTTTTGATTTTTCCATAGAGGAGCTTTGTGTCGTTTTCTGATCTGAAGACCTTAATGCTCACGTTGTAGTTGTGGCAGCGTCCGTCCTCATCGGAGtgtctgcagaagaagcagaagttcTGAAAGTTCTCCGCGTCTCAGTCTGGCAGGAAGCTGTCTGAACCCTTACTGAGCGAAGTAGACTCCGGCGTCCTCGGGCTGGACCTTCAGGAAGAAAAGAGTCTTGCCGTGATAGTGGACGCGCTGGTTTTCCTCCGTGGAGATGGGCTCAGGCTGGGTGACGTTTCGGTACCATTTGACCTCATAAAGGTCCGTCTCAATTTCCCAAGGTTGGAATAAGAAGGCTTCACCTTCAAGAAGGTTGAAAAACTCCGAATTatgtttttcacacatttgcatcACTGGAAAAAGGAGACAGCGTGAATTAAATCATTAGCAAAGGAAAAATCAAACGTCTGACTTCTGGTTGTAAAGATATCAGAGAATCGAATCCGGCAAAATATAAACACCATCATAACGGAGGTTCTTTACCTGCACAGTCACATGCAGATGTTGCCATGACGATGAGGAACAGAAGTCTTAAAGTGTCCATGTCCTGCCGCAGACGGAGCACATTAAAGGATTAAACGTCTGGCTACAAAAGTGAATCTAAGCCATccgtcctgctgctgatgtgctgggggggggggggatcttatcttatcttatgaGTTTTACCTTAGAAAAACAAACTTCTTATGATAACGCTGCtgttactgcccccccccccccacacacacacacacacccgcctcCATGCATGCTACTTTCAGACTGTTGACTTTAAAAAGTTTTCACCTTACTGTGACCTAAACTTATAATATGACCTAATATATGAACAACTCCTTCATATGTTAACATTTATGAAGGGACTGATGTGGTTTGTCACTGGTGAGTGATGGATGTTGCTTTCGTAGATTTGCAGCTCTATTGTGTATATAAAATATAACCTAACGCCATGCAGTGTTAGGTTATATAGAAGTTATTTAACTTACCCAACGAAAGATTGAGATGGCTGCAGGTCCAGTCCGTccccttctgtcctctcatctgctgAGGTTTTTATCTTCTGTTCTGTCCCAGGCTCAGCCGCATGCATGaacacgtacgcacgcacgcacgcacacacgcacgcacg
Coding sequences:
- the LOC105417748 gene encoding interleukin-1 receptor type 1-like isoform X2, with amino-acid sequence MDTLRLLFLIVMATSACDCAGEAFLFQPWEIETDLYEVKWYRNVTQPEPISTEENQRVHYHGKTLFFLKVQPEDAGVYFAQHSDEDGRCHNYNVSIKVFRSENDTKLLYGKIKNSDSNMKVPCPGWIKSICDDHNGTFSWMKDFKPLEGQNKNDLLIKDAKKKHEGVYTCVCTWMHNQTVYRSSGSRRLIKEEQRVHRKPKILVPETSEVLADKGLEKKLNCSVFCGVNVFGHCNARWEVTGRSIQTDGYSQSIDNVMDNISKHTKSTAVLTIEKVSGRDFQTTFTCIGMGLFETESRNITLRQRGATATDGPIPGER
- the LOC105417748 gene encoding interleukin-1 receptor type 1-like isoform X1, translating into MDTLRLLFLIVMATSACDCAVMQMCEKHNSEFFNLLEGEAFLFQPWEIETDLYEVKWYRNVTQPEPISTEENQRVHYHGKTLFFLKVQPEDAGVYFAQHSDEDGRCHNYNVSIKVFRSENDTKLLYGKIKNSDSNMKVPCPGWIKSICDDHNGTFSWMKDFKPLEGQNKNDLLIKDAKKKHEGVYTCVCTWMHNQTVYRSSGSRRLIKEEQRVHRKPKILVPETSEVLADKGLEKKLNCSVFCGVNVFGHCNARWEVTGRSIQTDGYSQSIDNVMDNISKHTKSTAVLTIEKVSGRDFQTTFTCIGMGLFETESRNITLRQRGATATDGPIPGER